The DNA window TCGGATCATCCAAGCCTCCCAGCATATTTAGAAAGGTGGTTTTTCCTGATCCTGAAGGACCCACTACTGCTGCAAATTCACCAGCTTTAAAGCTTAAGTCTACACCCCTTACAGCATGAACAGGGTATGAATCTTCATCATAAATTTTGTGGAGTTTTTTAACTTCTATAATATTCATGGTTATAAATTTAATTCTTTAATAAATAAAATTAATCAGTTCTAATTGAATCAGCAGGATTGAGTTTTAGTGCTTTGTAAGCAGGATAAAGGGATGATAACAATCCGGTTAGTATTACCAAAATAATGATAGGAATGATCATCCCATAATCAAATTCAGGGTAGATAATAGCTGCAAAACCCATGGCTTCAAGCCCTTCTCCCCATATCGACATGTCAATTCCATTTTTCTGGAAAAACAGAAATAGAATATAGCCAAGCACTATTCCCAAAAATCCACCGCTTAGTGTTAGAAAAATAGATTCTAACATGAGCATAGAAAACACTCTGAGTTTGTTCATACCAACAGCCATTAACATCCCAATTTCTTTTACCCTTTCGAGTACAGCCATTAGCATTGTATTGATAATGGCAAAACAAAGTGCAAATAAAATGATAATGATAATAAAGTACATGTAAACACCCATCAAATCATCCATATAGCCCATTTCAGGACTTAAGTCCTTCCAGCTTTCTGTCAGTAAATCGGGATTTAATGCGCCAATTATTTGTGTAGTTTCTTCCAAATTATGTTGGTCCGACAATAAAAGAGCGATTTCATGACTCATTTCTGGATTGACTCCTACAAGGGTGGCTAAGTCACTATTTCTAACAAAAATTGTGGATCCATCAAAAGTTGTGTTGGAGGTTTTATATATTCCAGCTACGCGGAATGCGCCACTCGTAACATTTCCATCCTGATCTTGTACAGTAACTATAATTTTATTACGAATAGACACATCCAGTTTATCGGCTAACTTTTTACCAATCACTACAGGATTTTTACTGATTCCTTCAAAATAGGCTCCTTCAACAATTTTAGTGTAAATGTTGGTTACCTCCTTTTCCATTTCAGGATCAATGCCTTTTATCATAACACCAGTTCCTGTTTCAGCTGAAGCTACCATGGAATTAATAACCATTCTTTTACTAAGCTTGATAGTAGGATCCAATGATTTAATATCTTGTACAATTTTATCTGAATTGTCGACAAAATACGTAAACTCATAGTTTTCTTTAAATTCAGGATGATGAATCTGAATATAGCTCATCTCAGTGAGTAAAACAGCATCCATCCGTTGCCCCATCCATCCTTTCATAAATGCTGCGGAAAATACTCCCGACATAAGGCCCAGACAAACTGCAATTATTACAATTGAACTTCTTACTTTATTACGCCACACATTGCGCCATGCGATTGACCAAATCATATCTTATATGTTTTAAATTCTATAATTGTTTTTGCTGCCATTGAATTAACTTCTTAAAGCATCCATAACTTTAAGTTTACCAAGAAAATATAATGGGTAAATAGCGATAACTAAAGTAAAAGCAAAAATGGTAATTGCTTGATTTAGATAGACCGAAGGTGCAATGGAAAAATACATAACAGGTTCAAATCCATATTCAATAATGGCATCAGCCGATTTCCCACTTAAGGGAATCGGATTTTTGTAAAAGAACCATGTCAAAGGAAAACTCCCTACAACTCCAGTGATAATTCCAACAATACCAATTAGAATTGTTTCAATAAAAACCACCGTTTTGAGTTTGTATTTCTGCATACCTACGGCTATTACAACACCAAATTCACGTTTTCGTTCCGACATCATCATCATAATAGTTCCTAAAATGCCAAAAGCTATGACCAGATACAAAATCCCTTTGAAAATAACTGCTGTTTGTTTATCGCTTTCAATTTGCTGAACCAAAACCGGCTGCATTTCTTTCCAATTCATAACTTCAAACTTGGATAAATTGATCTGATTCTTTAGGCCATGTTGTATTTTGGGAATTTTGTCATAATCATCTACCATAATAACAAATGAAGTCAATAAACCTTCTGCCGAGTAGAATGTCTGACATTGTTTTATACTCATGTAAACGAGCATTTTGTTAAACTCAGGATTTGGATGTTTAATGATACCTCTTATGGGGAATTTTCCTGCGGCACTCACCCCATGATATCCTTGCCCAAGCAAAACGAGAGTGTCATTTAAGTTCAACTTCAGGAATTTTGCTAAACCAGCGGAAAGCAAAACGCCATCATCATTTTGGTTCAGGTAATTACCCTCTACTAATTTTGATTTAACTTTCGTAACCTGATCTTCACGCTCAGGATCTATTCCAAGAACCATCACTCCTTTGGTTAAGTTTTCAGAAGATGCCAGTGAAAAGGATTCGATTCGGGGTGTATAGAAGTTGATATGTTCCACATTATCAAGTGCCTTTATAAGGGAATCATCCACTTCAAGTGAGTTATTCAGGGTTTGATTCTCCCAGTACCCATCTTTATGTACTTGAATTGCACCTGAATAAAACTTCACAGCCATATCTACCATGCTTTCATATGATCCTTCCTGCATGGATTTCATCAGAGCTGATAATAAAACAGCAATAAAAATGGAAGAAACTGTGATTAGCGTTCTTCTTTTATTCCTCCAAAGGTTTCGCCAAGCGAGTTTTAAATATGTTTTCATATTAAAAATTGTTATATAGATAAACTGATAAATTGTTATAAAATCATTCCTGCAACTTGCCTAATCATATTTTTAATTTCTCATTTGTAAAATTGATGAGGTTGTAAAGCTCAATGGGAAGTTGTGTAGAAAATTTAAGCATTTCCTTTTCCTGTTTTTCTGTAATTAGTTTTCTGTGAATAGATTTTGCTATCCAGTCAGAAACTTCACTCAATGAACCTAAACTATATCGATAAAACTTTATCTTGTCTTTCTTGCCATATCGCCCAAATCCTTCTGCAATATTTGCAGATATAGAATCTGCAGCTCGAACAAATTGTTCTCCAACAGTCTTTTTTTCAAAATATTCCCATTTCACAACAATATCCCAAACATAATTTGACAATTCAAGTGCTAACTTATATGAGCTTAAGTCTTCTAATGATAAGTACTTTGCCATAACTATTTCTCATTTTAACAATAGTTCAATTTAACAATTTATCCATTTACCTGATCCTCTTCATATTTTGTTGCGAAAAGAAATCGTCTTCCAATTTTTCGTTAAACTTCATATCAATTATTTGAAGAATTGTTTTTTCTCCTTTTTTGCCTACAGGGATGATTTCAATGCGTGTAGGAATTGTTCGGTCACCCATTGTTTTAATATCGTATGCTTTTTCAACGTTTACCAATTCATTGTCTTCATCATAATATTCTGCAGCCCAGGTATCAAATCCATCAACCGTAATCCACATGATAATTTTACCCCAAACTACCGGAGCATCTTCTTTAGGAATCAACTCAATTTTATAGCACAAAACCTCTCTGACTTTTGATTTTCCCAATAGTGTATGCTTATAATCTTTTACAGACGAGGATTGTTCAACCAAATCATCATTGGTAAAATCAGATCCCATCCAACCTTGCATCATCATGCTAGGTGGAATTTTAATCATTCTATCGATAGATGGCATCCAGTTCCACATCTCTTTTCCTCTCTTTAAAAATACTTGTCCTTTTTCCTTTACTGGCGAAGTAATATAAATCATTGCTTGATCGGAGCCTTTTGTCCAGCTTTTCATTTCAACAGTACGTGTCCAGTTTTTTCT is part of the Bacteroidota bacterium genome and encodes:
- a CDS encoding ABC transporter permease — its product is MIWSIAWRNVWRNKVRSSIVIIAVCLGLMSGVFSAAFMKGWMGQRMDAVLLTEMSYIQIHHPEFKENYEFTYFVDNSDKIVQDIKSLDPTIKLSKRMVINSMVASAETGTGVMIKGIDPEMEKEVTNIYTKIVEGAYFEGISKNPVVIGKKLADKLDVSIRNKIIVTVQDQDGNVTSGAFRVAGIYKTSNTTFDGSTIFVRNSDLATLVGVNPEMSHEIALLLSDQHNLEETTQIIGALNPDLLTESWKDLSPEMGYMDDLMGVYMYFIIIIILFALCFAIINTMLMAVLERVKEIGMLMAVGMNKLRVFSMLMLESIFLTLSGGFLGIVLGYILFLFFQKNGIDMSIWGEGLEAMGFAAIIYPEFDYGMIIPIIILVILTGLLSSLYPAYKALKLNPADSIRTD
- a CDS encoding ABC transporter permease; the protein is MKTYLKLAWRNLWRNKRRTLITVSSIFIAVLLSALMKSMQEGSYESMVDMAVKFYSGAIQVHKDGYWENQTLNNSLEVDDSLIKALDNVEHINFYTPRIESFSLASSENLTKGVMVLGIDPEREDQVTKVKSKLVEGNYLNQNDDGVLLSAGLAKFLKLNLNDTLVLLGQGYHGVSAAGKFPIRGIIKHPNPEFNKMLVYMSIKQCQTFYSAEGLLTSFVIMVDDYDKIPKIQHGLKNQINLSKFEVMNWKEMQPVLVQQIESDKQTAVIFKGILYLVIAFGILGTIMMMMSERKREFGVVIAVGMQKYKLKTVVFIETILIGIVGIITGVVGSFPLTWFFYKNPIPLSGKSADAIIEYGFEPVMYFSIAPSVYLNQAITIFAFTLVIAIYPLYFLGKLKVMDALRS
- a CDS encoding four helix bundle protein — protein: MAKYLSLEDLSSYKLALELSNYVWDIVVKWEYFEKKTVGEQFVRAADSISANIAEGFGRYGKKDKIKFYRYSLGSLSEVSDWIAKSIHRKLITEKQEKEMLKFSTQLPIELYNLINFTNEKLKI
- a CDS encoding outer membrane lipoprotein-sorting protein: MKKIAFTLIICTIALSGAIAQTALEIIEKADAKHRGISSYGEMSMTIVRKNWTRTVEMKSWTKGSDQAMIYITSPVKEKGQVFLKRGKEMWNWMPSIDRMIKIPPSMMMQGWMGSDFTNDDLVEQSSSVKDYKHTLLGKSKVREVLCYKIELIPKEDAPVVWGKIIMWITVDGFDTWAAEYYDEDNELVNVEKAYDIKTMGDRTIPTRIEIIPVGKKGEKTILQIIDMKFNEKLEDDFFSQQNMKRIR